A DNA window from Paralichthys olivaceus isolate ysfri-2021 chromosome 3, ASM2471397v2, whole genome shotgun sequence contains the following coding sequences:
- the LOC109625719 gene encoding E3 ubiquitin-protein ligase RNF170-like translates to MQPYNKSQSRQDRLLSEGPAGQGHPGSPTALVCTAEQSASPCVSCHKDSAEFCSSTGHRDWHCPVCLQIASFPVQTNCGHLFCAPCLIAYWRHSSWLDAISCPLCRQKVSVLCHLFKESRSDRQSKEVLGEITDYNRRYSGAPRRVTDYLCDAPLLLQLLARGLGTMGSLVWLFFFRVALCCVGTVMSISSPPLDPVSSSSASPLESDPSLCGLLGVLDDLVVVSLLLICVININQQMVSESRGHSANTMASRGVMGNSL, encoded by the exons ACAGGACCGTCTCCTCTCAGAGGGTCCAGCGGGTCAGGGTCACCCCGGGTCACCCACGGCTTTGGTCTGCACAGCGGAGCAGTCGGCATCGCCGTGTGTGAGCTGCCACAAG GACTCTGCAGAGTTCTGTTCATCCACAGGCCATCGAGACTGGCACTGCCCTGTCTGCCTGCAGATAGCCAGCTTCCCTGTGCAGACCAACTGTGGCCATTTGTTCTGTG CTCCCTGTCTGATCGCCTACTGGAGACACAGCTCATGGTTGGACGCTATCagctgccctctctgcagacaGAAG GTCAGCGTGCTGTGCCATCTATTTAAGGAGAGTCGATCAGACCGACAGTCAAAGGAAGTGCTTGGGGAAATCACAGATTACAACAGACGTTATTCTGGAGCTCCACGGCGG GTAACAGACTACCTGTGTGACGCGCCCCTCCTCCTGCAGTTACTCGCTCGAGGCCTCGGCACCATGGGAAGTCTTGTGTGGCTGTTTTTCTTCAGGGTGGCCCTGTGCTGCGTGGGGACCGTGATGTccatctcctcccctcctctggaCCCAGTCTCCTCATCATCAGCAAGTCCCCTGGAGTCAGACCCCTCCCTCTGTGGACTGCTTGGGGTGCTGGATGACCTGGTGGTGGTCAGCCTGCTCCTCATCTGCGTTATCAACATCAATCAGCAAATGGTgtcagagagcagaggacaCTCTGCAAATACTATGGCCTCTCGAGGAGTCATGGGGAATTCTCTGTAG